gttaTCCTTGATTTATAATAATGTTTATATATAATAATTTGACGgtagcattttttttaaaaataaaagaataattCCCTGGAAAAccctaataataaaaatatacagTAAGCAAGTGATTTTGTTATCATGcaatcattttcttaaaaaacttTTAAGATTTTCCATTGTAATCAGTCTGTAATGAGAAGAGGTGATAGTTTTTACTACTGTATTTGGTTGTATTAAAGAGGAACAACTTGCTTTGCTTTATATGAAGAGTAACCTCATGTTCATGTTCTGATGACATGAAAgtggtgttttgttttgtttttgtagtttcttttttatttcctcttttttcttctcttggcttgtttttcctttattcCTACTACTGGCTGTTATAGTGAGCTTTGTGAGGTTCCGTGAGACACATGTTTCTAGCATTAACAttatataataatgataataataaataataagaataatgGTTTATTCACAGTATAATATCCATAAACTAAAAATGTGGCTCTTCACCTGTGACTAACTACTACACTACCCAACCTACTAATCTACTCATCAATTGGTTATAAATTATCATACTTACTACAAAACTATGAATATGCAGTGAAATGATAAAACGATAAGTtcaaaaattcaggaaaaactagtgaaaagaaaaactatggACAGTGAGATGATAATCAAACAATAAGTTCCAAAATTGAGAAAAACGAGTGAAAAGGTCACAAAGAATGCAGCCTTGCCCTTGCCTTGGTTTTAAGGTGATTTGTCAACTGACTCTTGAAATAACTAAATTCTGTGGAGATGTTActggtcaaaattatattcaggttaaaattttaacctaTATTGATTCTCAATAGACCTGTTCGGCTAACTCAGGTCAAtattgtacccaattcaaatctcccagggttaagattctttgtgtactatatttgcattataatgttgcattcacatttaaatgatatggaaattcctgaaacaaaacgttttatcccCAAAGGGTTTGTATTGGGTACAACATTTAGTCAGCTGAATAGGTCTATTTCCTTGGTTTCCCTAATTCATAATAATTTAGGCTAGGAGGCGAGGTAAACAGAGAATCAAcctcgattaaaaattttaatctgtaacaaagccaaaaaaagtaaaagaaaatcaaCAATCTTTTTAAATCCCCCAGCTTAACCACAATATATTCACAGCTGTAAATAGGAACTACCTATCTAAGTAGAcaacatatattttttgtgtaCTTCATTATTCATAATTTTTGGACTGGCTTTGCCGATATCAATAATTTATTACGCAGAACACCATAAAGGTGGGCTTGGttattaaaaatacatttttaaaagaaagtgacTGCTTTTATCCTTGTGGAGTGTTAATATCAGTTACAGATATGATATTTCAAAAGTCAAATGTCAAGCTTATTACTGCATGTTTTATTGAGAGTCTGGACAGTTAATGTCTTTTTAAAAGCTACTATACACTATACACTGTATATAGTGCAAGGATCCAATATATTGCCCACTTAGGAGACAACTTTACTTGTCTGCCAAGGCATTTATTACTGTCTGGTATTAAGGGCTTTAATTTCTTTAGTTAATTTAGTGCATAAAATGTTGATATGCAATTAATCTTCAAATATTATGTCTTTTGATTAATATTTGTAAAATAAGCTAAGACTTATAAAAATCTGTGGTTATTGATCATAATTTTGCAGGTATGGTTGGTTTGTACTGCTTTTATTCTTTTCTGAGAGAGAATATTCacatttcatttttcaattgctttttttcttgacattttttttacaaatatcaCCATTTGTTTTAATCTGAGGGGTGTCATTTTATgctacttttttttctcaatatttttaaagaaccttTTTTAATTTAGAGCGTCTTTGTAGTTTAAATTCACCTGGATTTAAACTAAGCtaaaagtatatttttctttaatttcggCTAGGTGCATCATACTTCAATTAAGTCATCCTATAAGCTTGCCAGGCATGTGTTCCAAACTAACCATAATATTTAAGATAACTATTGTATTTTACTACTGACTGATACTATCTGTAGCCCATATGAGTTTGATAAAGAAAGAATTAAcagaccaaaaaaattaatgtattcCAAAGAAATTTGATATCATGAAGTGCTTAATGCGTGTCAGTTTTCTGAAGTTCTATTCTGTATGATGTTAAAACATGCTAAGCAAGTTTCAGGCTCtaaacacacaaacacacacaccgacaaacacaaaaaataaaataaaaaataaaatgtaagaAAAGTCAGTTTCAGCTATTATATTGCCGGTGGATGACATGATACCTTGTATGCTGCAAAAAGTCACTTAacctttaattttgatttaacaacTGGTTGGTAAGTAAGAAAAGGGTAATTTTATGATAGGAAATATAGGTATCTACTTTCAAACATTAAAGTTCTTGATTGGCTGAAgaatattactattattattatatctatttttattttgtaagatAATAATTTCTTTGAATATTAATATTCATGATTAAAAACTACAGCTGCTGGTTAATTTCAACAATCAATTAACTTGTTTTTACTCAGACCATTAAAACTTATCATCATTCATCATGGCTAATGATGGCGACGACGATTTACAAATGCATAATAAATAACAgttgtttaaaattatttttgcttcATCTTTTTTCATGGTAAGCTGGTTGAATTTATCACAGCTAATCAATCATTGTTATCTGCTATGTTAATGCCACAATATACTACAGTAGTTTCTATTGTAAAATGATGtcttaaaaggaaataaatcatatatgaactgtgGGTATATGATATATGATATGATTTCTATAGTGTTATCAATGCAATGAATTAATGCAATCATGGTGAAAAAAGCTGGAAGTTAAAAAGTCCTgtgttttttcaggcttctaaattaataaaaatcacTTGTAGTTTTATGTTCAAAACATCATTTAATTTGTCTGCCACATATTTTGATAACTTGGATAAAGTACAGAATGACAAATTCTAGAAGCAAAAATATATCACCTGGCCCTGATTGTTCAAACAtcggatagcgttatccacggGATGAATCCTGTATGGCTTAAAAAATGAACGTTTTGTGCAGCACTTTCTGGCATAGCACAATTTGGCTATCAAGTAGACTTTCATCGTAAAAATGCTGCAGCTTATACCCAAAAAAATGCGGTATTTTAAAACCTTACCATAGTCCTATATAAAcattaattattaaattattatttttattatcgtacaaaatgaaatttgtgatctgtttttttgaattttgttttggttGGGGTAGCTTTTGCTGGgttctcagatagtagggacgTCACAAAAACAAGCCAAGGGAAAAAAAGTGTCACTTTTCATGACTTGGGCACATtgctatcttggagcctggaaaaAACTAATTTGGCTTGAGCTTGGGAGTTTACATGAAAGGCTTGTCTTTCTGGCAACAGAGTCACAGTTAGGGTATTAACTGAAGTAAAAACAATGGCATCGTTATGGCCTTTAGAGAGAAACCAAAAATTAAGTGAGGAGTAAGTGGAGGCAGGACTTGATGCAAGAAAATTGGAGTTGCAAGAATCACAACGTTTTGATTCTcttataacaatttattatgattatgactGCCTTGCTTGtgatcttgaaaaaaaaagtgccCTTAAAACTCTGACAGTCTAGTTTTCATTAGATTGTACATGTAAGTGATGGAGTCGTgaacagaataaaaaaaactctACTTACGACTATGTtggtttgattttcactagatTTTTTTTGCTCTACACTTCTGATTACAATAACTTTTTcataaatggaaataaaactaGTGTAAAGATACTCTGATACTAATTAATATACTGTTTGATTTCTTTGTAGACAGGAGTACCTACATTCCTGAATTCCATGAGAAAGGCCTGTTTAGGTTATAAAGagtatttttccaaaaaatgacTGCTGTTTAACAGTACAGGAAGTCTGCAAAGCTTAAGTCaatgtttacctttttttataGTTGCAAAATTTCACTATGATCAAATCAATATTACCAGCACCATtgaataattttcatttttttaaagattacagGTAACTTCATATGACAATAAAGAATAACGAAAATTACTACTATAAGAGCCATGgataaattatgaaaaaaattgtgttaatatcagttttattcctttttatAAGCAgactaaaaaaagaatttttgttAGTATTTATTGatgacatttttgttgttgtcactaCTTTATACAAgctgtaaataaagaaaaataaaatccttGTTCATTGACAATTACTAatccttgttgtttttatttggtCATAATATGGGTTTTGTAAGGAAGCACCCAAGTTATTATAAtaactgaaaatgaaataacTCCAACTTATAACAATTATAGATTAAGagactttaaaagaaaatacagtcaaagctcTCGGACTCTGACGtttctggttttcactagatcataagcaaCAGAGTCGTGAGTGTTGGAAGAAAATAGTTAAGTAAGGTTCTGATTTTTCCAACTCTAATTTGACTTCCTTTATTCCTTATTTTCATGAGGTCGTAAGTGTTCTTACAACTCCACTAACAACTCTGACTTCAACTCTTGTGGAAACCAGCCTTTAAACATGCCTATGCTTTGCATTGCTGTTTTCAGACACTTGAAACCGTTCTTTGAAGAAGAGGGGCAAGGGGGGATCTCGTCACAAGTTCACGAGTCACTTTTGATCTTGGCCACGTGTTTGGGTGATCTCTGCCTGGCTATAAATTCCCCATGGAAGCCAGCTGTAAATGGGTCTGAGCACACTGAAGTGTGAAGGTACATCAGAAGACTCAAAAGTGaagttaaatcaagccaccaAATACTAGCCAAGGTTGTTTGGCCAAAAAAActgatttattttcttcaataAATTGATCTTCAATGTTTGTGTACACAACAGAGGATTTTGGCAGTTTATGTTTCACTGAGTGCACTTCAATCAATATTCACAGAACAGTTTTTCAGTAAATCACAATTCACAGACACAAAAAATGGTTGATCACAGCATCACAAAAATAAGCTtgccccgccccccaccccctcatTGAAATTGATACAGTCATCATGTCTAGCAGTGAAGGGTATTGGCTGTTGCAGGACACTCTCTGAGTCTTATATAAAATGTTAAGTCAAACCTCCTTAACTCCTTGACTTAACTTTTGCCTAAAAGTATTTATTTCatagaattttgtgaaaaaaaataagttaaattttcttgtaatttttgtaTTATCATACATTTCTGgtaaactgcccacctacccctcccctaagccaacattttgccctaagtgagaagtaagtgttcatGTTGGCTTAGGAGAAGCATAGGGGGGCAGTTTTCCAGAGACGCATAATGATCCTTTCTAATTTTTTCCCCTTTGGGCACTAACTGGAGTAAAAGAGTTAATaccacacacacaaaaaaaaatacagggaagaagaaaaaaacccaCATTATACACACTGTAAGATGTGTCTGCATTTCAGGTGTCCGTATGAATTTGTGGACGTAGGAATAGTATGATTTGGTATCTTTGGGACCAGCAGAACTGTCCGTGGTAATTAAAGCACTTTGCATGCTGAAGAGGAGCTCTTCATCCATAGAGGTTCCGCTGCACATGTTCCTCACACCCACTTCAATCTTAGATTGGACTGGTTATTGCCTGATGCAAAGCAAAGGCTGTGATTTAAGACATGATCGTccaaaaatttcaacttttttcagctgAATCTACCCCCTCAGAAGGACTGTTTATTTCTTGATGAAGAGCATACAGCTGAAGCAACTGTTCCTCACGTATATTTGACACCTGGTCTTCTGACATATGACTTCCAAAGTCATTTCCTTCCTTTTGTTGTCCCTCCAACATATCAGCATAAATCTGGatgcagaaagaaaaaaaagtgatcTAAAGTACTCATTGGAAAGCTATTTCATAATTATTTACTGGTAAGTGATGGTGATCACAATGCTACAGCAAACCTCTTTAATaaggacaccaaagggacagaaccaagtgtccactTTACAGaagtgtctgtattatagaggtagggaatgtgtgatttttcgcatttctgggaccaaacgaactgtccgtaatagagaggtgtccgtaaggagagatTAGACGGTATTTACATCCAAAATAGTCTTCTTATTTGATGAAATGTGATGCTTCCACAAAGTACAAGTATTTTCACATGTAAACAAGGCATGGTCTTATGGGAAACAGCCAGTTTTGCTCCCCTTTACCCCGTTTGACTTTGATCCCCGATTTGATTGTGATTAGGGTCAAGAGCTGACAATAATGCTAAGTGTTAAGCACTGACTCAAAATGGTTCGCTAGGTTCTTATTTATTGTAAggtttttcacaataataatggTTATGTCATGGATTGAACTCAAACCAGGTGTAAAACATCACAGTAATACATTCAGAACTCCCAGCCACTTGTCAAAACATGTTAACCCTTAAAGTCCCAATTCAATTTTATCCCAacaattcttggtttgcaaccgcGTGACAAGGTGGCCATGTTAGGGGTCAgcacaatagaattttttctcgaataatttacatgaaaatagagtttagttcccaaaggagagaaaggcttttgttcttgaccaccgaCATGGTTGTTGTGATGTCGTGTACAAACTAGCAATACCTTTAATGTACAGTGTAATATAGAGGAAAGGTTATGAGGATTGACAaattgatcaccaaagggaaatactttgatctttaaTTGAATTCTTCCAACTAATTTTTTATGGAAATGTACGGCTGAG
The sequence above is a segment of the Porites lutea chromosome 3, jaPorLute2.1, whole genome shotgun sequence genome. Coding sequences within it:
- the LOC140931066 gene encoding succinate dehydrogenase assembly factor 3, mitochondrial-like → MNSTVRLYRRILKLHRKLPLASKALGDQYLKDEFRRHKNATREQLAEFIQEWKIYADMLEGQQKEGNDFGSHMSEDQVSNIREEQLLQLYALHQEINSPSEGVDSAEKS